In a genomic window of Quercus lobata isolate SW786 chromosome 4, ValleyOak3.0 Primary Assembly, whole genome shotgun sequence:
- the LOC115987877 gene encoding uncharacterized protein LOC115987877, whose amino-acid sequence MTRLYTKREGIQKYVGKLCPNIQDMLEKLKVESKAFSATPAGSFFYEVGSQYERHVVDLVKKTCSCRSWNLNGIPCKHAITAIYTNIETPEDYTHPCYFKETYMEIYKEVLPPMPGQSEWAETGQPAPLAPHIYKPLGRPPKQRKRASDELRNPYKVSRLNRLVRCGKCKKEGHNSRGCKAGITGETPW is encoded by the coding sequence ATGACTAGGCTTTACACAAAAAGGGAAGGGATACAGAAGTATGTTGGAAAGTTGTGTCCAAACATACAAGATATGTTGGAGAAATTGAAGGTTGAAAGTAAGGCATTTAGTGCTACCCCAGCTGGTAGTTTCTTTTATGAGGTAGGCAGTCAGTATGAGAGGCATGTAGTTGATTTGGTGAAGAAGACATGTAGCTGTAGGTCTTGGAATTTAAATGGCATTCCCTGCAAACATGCCATAACAGCCATTTATACAAACATTGAGACACCAGAAGACTATACCCACCCATGCTACttcaaagaaacttacatgGAGATATACAAGGAGGTACTTCCTCCCATGCCTGGCCAGTCAGAATGGGCTGAGACTGGACAGCCTGCTCCCCTAGCACCTCACATATACAAACCACTAGGCAGACCACCCAAGCAAAGAAAGAGGGCTTCTGATGAGCTTAGGAACCCTTACAAAGTAAGTAGACTGAACAGACTTGTAAGATGTGGGAAATGCAAAAAGGAAGGGCATAATTCAAGAGGGTGCAAGGCTGGCATTACTGGGGAGACACCATGGTAG